The following coding sequences lie in one Arachis hypogaea cultivar Tifrunner chromosome 9, arahy.Tifrunner.gnm2.J5K5, whole genome shotgun sequence genomic window:
- the LOC140175167 gene encoding uncharacterized protein has translation MSVISWNCHGLAAPATVSELHSMCKQIKPAIVFLIETRAREGTIKKLKRRLHFENVFHIEPWRLSGGLCLLWNEIYNIDIYFWCDNHIKARIDDRKGKIWTCNFIYENPHFGRRKEQWRAVTENNCNEGEPQLFIGDFNDILSQEKKIGLHPKPQSQVKEFRQFVDMNCLMDLDLKGGRFTWFSNPRNVFITREKIDRVLANWEWRALYQQASLTALPAISSDHCPIVLNINQIQRREMSFKFEAFWVDHDECENVVRKGWDKWNIHGCDWKGITRKMENCKEELKKWSKKTFKRADKEIHKLKDELKKLQDSNLTQEKQEMIQLIKENIAVLWKQEEKYWGQRARLK, from the coding sequence ATGAGTGTGATAAGTTGGAACTGCCACGGGCTTGCGGCCCCCGCGACAGTTTCTGAACTGCACAGCATGTGCAAACAAATAAAGCCTGCAATAGTATTCCTAATAGAAACTAGAGCTAGAGAAGGAACTATTAAGAAATTGAAAAGAAGGTTGCATTTTGAGAATGTATTTCACATAGAACCCTGGAGACTGTCCGGAGGGCTATGCCTTTTGTGGAATGAAATATATAATattgatatttatttttggtgtgaTAATCATATAAAAGCTCGGATTGACGATAGAAAAGGGAAGATATGGACATGCAATTTTATCTATGAAAACCCACACTTTGGAAGAAGAAAGGAGCAATGGAGAGCAGTTACAGAAAATAATTGTAATGAGGGAGAGCCGCAGTTATTCATAGGAGACTTTAATGACATCTTGAGTCAAGAGAAGAAAATTGGTCTACATCCAAAGCCACAAAGCCAGGTAAAAGAGTTTAGACAGTTTGTGGATATGAATTGTCTTATGGATTTAGACCTAAAAGGTGGAAGATTTACGTGGTTTAGTAATCCGAGGAATGTATTCATCACTAGGGAGAAAATAGACAGGGTGTTAGCCAATTGGGAATGGAGAGCTTTGTACCAGCAAGCGTCACTCACAGCTCTACCAGCAATAAGTTCGGACCATTGTCCAATAGTTTTAAACATCAATCAAATTCAAAGAAGGGAGATGAGCTTTAAATTTGAGGCGTTTTGGGTCGATCATGATGAGTGTGAGAATGTAGTAAGGAAGGGGTGGGATAAATGGAATATTCATGGATGCGATTGGAAAGGAATAACAAGAAAAATGGAAAATTGCAAAGAGGAACTTAAGAAGTGGAGCAAGAAGACTTTTAAACGTGCAGATAAAGAAATCCACAAATTGAAGGATGAATTGAAGAAGCTACAAGATTCAAACTTAACACAAGAAAAGCAGGAGATGATACAATTAATAAAGGAGAATATAGCAGTTCTATGGAAGCAGGAAGAGAAATATTGGGGACAAAGAGCCAGGTTGAAATAG